The following nucleotide sequence is from Pseudomonadota bacterium.
CAAGGGCGCGCGCATCGTCTCCACGATCCCCCCGGGCGCGGTCCTTGCGCCATATGCGTCGGTCGAGGAAGAGCTCGACCTTGCCCAGTCGATCTACGGCACCCGATTCGATCGGGTGCAGATCAACCCGAGCGAGCGCGTCGTCGACCCATCGCTTGACGGTGACAGCAACATCTGACGCCGTCTGGTCGCTTCGGTGGGGCGCGCATCGTCTGCGCCCCACCGCGCTTGCAGAGGGAGGCTGCATCCCGGGTCCCTCCGAGGAATGACACGAGCCCCCCCGTGTCGAACCCTCGGGGCGTGACCAGTGACCGATTCAAATGGCTCGAGTTCGAAGATGACGGCGCCAGCGCCAAGGGGCGCGCGCCCGCGAGCCGGCGAGCGCCCGACCAGGGCAAGGACGAGTACTGGCACGTTGCCGAGGCCCAGCGCGAGTTCGACAGCGGCGCCTATGAGCCAGCGTTGCGCGAGTACTCGGCGGCGCTGCGGTACCGCCGCGACATGGAAGAGGCCTGGTCTGGACAGGTGCGCTGCATGGTTCTCATCGGGCAGATGCAGCAGGCGGTGACGTGGGGACGCAAGGGCCTCGATCTCCTCCCCACCTCGACCGCAATGGCCAGTGCGCTCTCGTACGTGCTGGCGCACGCAGAGCATGGCGAAGCCGCCATGAACCTGAGCGACCAGCTCTTCAGCCAGGGGAGCGAGCACTTCTCCGGAATGCCCTGGCTCTGGTTCGACCGCGGGGTCTGCCTCCTTTCCATGGGGCAGGAGGAGAGCGCGGTGAAGTGCTTCGAGAATGCGCTTCGCGCAGGTGACGGATCGGCAGACTGGCTGCAGCGCATCGGGCAGGAGTACCTTCTCGCAAAGTCCCCCACGCGAGCGCTCTCGGTGTTGAGCAAGGCGCTCGAGCAGCGTGCTGACCGCGCCTTCCTCTGGCAGCTCACAGGACGCGCGGCCGAACAGCTCCACCTCACCGATCGTGCCGCGGAAGCCTTCGAGCATGCCAGACGGCTCGACCCCACCAGTGCGACCGCCGCCCGCGACTCGACCCGGATTCATCGCCAGCGCGCCGCTCGGCCGTGCTGGATCGCAACCCTGGTCTTCGCATCGGAAGAGCATCCCACCGTCGACCGTCTGCGGAGGTGGCGCGATGAGACCTGGCTGCGCAACCCGATCGGGCGTCTCGCCGCACGTCTCTATGATCTGACCGCCCCCGCCGCGTGCGCCGTCCTGAAGCACTTCAGAGCCATGCACGCACCGCTCCGGCGCGTGCTCTCGCGACTGGCCGACCACATCGCCACTGACGCTTCGCAGCGGCCTGTTCACAAGATCGATGCGCCACAGCGACCGACGCTGAAAAGAGAGGACGTTCCGAATTGAACATCACCGATCTGCTCAGACACGCACTCGAGTCCGAGGCTTCCGACCTGCACATCGTCGCGGGCATCCCTCCCAGCCTTCGCATCGACGGCGAGATACAGTTCCTTG
It contains:
- a CDS encoding tetratricopeptide repeat protein, giving the protein MSNPRGVTSDRFKWLEFEDDGASAKGRAPASRRAPDQGKDEYWHVAEAQREFDSGAYEPALREYSAALRYRRDMEEAWSGQVRCMVLIGQMQQAVTWGRKGLDLLPTSTAMASALSYVLAHAEHGEAAMNLSDQLFSQGSEHFSGMPWLWFDRGVCLLSMGQEESAVKCFENALRAGDGSADWLQRIGQEYLLAKSPTRALSVLSKALEQRADRAFLWQLTGRAAEQLHLTDRAAEAFEHARRLDPTSATAARDSTRIHRQRAARPCWIATLVFASEEHPTVDRLRRWRDETWLRNPIGRLAARLYDLTAPAACAVLKHFRAMHAPLRRVLSRLADHIATDASQRPVHKIDAPQRPTLKREDVPN